From a single Lolium rigidum isolate FL_2022 chromosome 7, APGP_CSIRO_Lrig_0.1, whole genome shotgun sequence genomic region:
- the LOC124676090 gene encoding succinate dehydrogenase subunit 5, mitochondrial-like → MAAALRSSSAAAVRRTLHISQAALSTLPSASRPAAVAPFSRSIPIISGANSAFSWNFRRLLSSNEKHLPALSDPDIESALKDLMAASWNQLPHSLVEEAKKAVSKATDDVAGQEALRNVFCAAEACEEFSGVLVTLRMALDDLCGLTGENVGPLPGYVEDAVKSTYGRYMKYLESFGPDEHYLRKKVETELGTKMIHLKMRCSGIGSEWGKVTLIGTSGISGSYVELRA, encoded by the exons atggccgccgccctccGCTCCTCTTCGGCCGCTGCCGTGCGGCGCACCCTCCACATATCCCAGGCCGCCTTGTCAACGCTGCCGTCGGCGTCACGCCCTGCCGCGGTGGCCCCGTTCTCGCGCTCGATCCCCATCATCTCAG GTGCCAACAGTGCTTTCTCATGGAACTTTAGACGCTTGCTCAGTTCAAATGAAAAACATCTGCCTGCACTGTCTGACCCAGATATTGAATCTGCTCTTAAGGATTTGATGGCTGCTAGCTGGAATCAACTTCCACATTCTCTTGTAGAGGAAGCAAAGAAAGCAGTATCCAAAGCTACTGATGATGTGGCGGGTCAAGAGGCTTTGAGAAATGTATTCTGTGCAGCTGAGGCTTGCGAAGAATTTAGTGGAGTTTTAGTTACCCTAAGAATGGCTCTTGATGATCTTTGTGGGCTAACAGGCGAG AACGTGGGACCCTTGCCTGGTTATGTAGAAGATGCTGTGAAATCCACATATGGTCGATACATGAAATATCTAGAATCCTTTGGCCCCGATGAACATTATCTACGAAAGAAAGTGGAGACTGAATTGGGGACAAAAATGATTCACCTTAAAATGAGGTGCAGTGGCATAGGGTCTGAGTGGGGAAAG GTCACTCTGATTGGTACCTCCGGGATCTCTGGATcctatgttgagctaagggcatgA
- the LOC124672066 gene encoding succinate dehydrogenase subunit 5, mitochondrial-like, translated as MAAALRSSSAAPVHRALRISQAALSTLPSPSRPATVAPFSRSVAAISGASNAFSWNFRRLLSSKNKKRRLPSSDEKRLLAKSDSEIETVLKDLKAIDLRSSNPPAISDPEIETALKDLMAASWNELPRSLVEEAKKAVSKATNDVTGQEALKNVFRAAAACEEFGGVLTDLRMALDDLCGLTGVIVGPLPGYVEDAVMSTYGRYMRYLESFHPDEYYLQKKVETELRTKMIHLKMRCTGIRSEWLMLFLNREFLRPRARGKSADKSGGRTSTD; from the exons atggccgccgccctccGCTCCTCTTCCGCCGCCCCCGTGCACCGCGCCCTCCGCATATCCCAGGCCGCCTTGTCAACGCTGCCTTCGCCGTCACGCCCTGCCACGGTGGCGCCGTTCTCGCGCTCGGTCGCCGCCATCTCAG GTGCCAGCAATGCTTTCTCATGGAACTTCAGACGCTTGCTCAGttccaaaaacaaaaaaagacgcCTTCCCAGTTCAGATGAGAAGCGTCTGCTTGCAAAGTCTGACTCAGAAATTGAAACCGTTCTTAAGGATCTGAAGGCTATTGACTTGCGCAGTTCAAATCCGCCTGCAATATCTGACCCAGAAATTGAAACTGCTCTCAAGGATTTGATGGCTGCTAGCTGGAATGAACTTCCACGTTCTCTTGTAGAAGAAGCAAAGAAAGCAGTATCCAAAGCTACCAATGATGTGACGGGTCAAGAGGCTTTGAAAAATGTATTTCGTGCAGCTGCGGCATGTGAAGAATTTGGTGGAGTTTTAACTGACCTAAGAATGGCTCTTGACGATCTTTGCGGTCTAACAGGCGTG ATCGTGGGACCCTTGCCTGGTTATGTAGAAGATGCTGTTATGTCCACATATGGTCGATACATGAGATATCTGGAATCATTTCACCCTGATGAGTATTATCTACAAAAGAAGGTGGAGACAGAGTTGAGGACAAAAATGATTCACCTTAAAATGAGATGCACTGGCATAAGGTCCGAGTGGTTGATG TTATTCCTGAATCGGGAGTTTCTTAGGCCAAGGGCACGAGGGAAGTCTGCAGATAAGAGCGGTGGCAGAACATCCACGGACTGA